A region from the Riemerella anatipestifer genome encodes:
- a CDS encoding M42 family metallopeptidase, producing the protein MKFEKKSLKFLEQYLNTASPTGYEHAGQKLWMDYIKPYVDEVRTDHYGTAYGIINPDASFKVVIEAHADEISWYVNYITEDGLIYVIRNGGSDQSIAPSKVVNIHGEKGIVKGVFGWPAIHTRAKQEEPVPKIENIFIDCGAKSKEEVEKMGIYVGCMITYPDTFFELNDRYFVCRALDNRIGGFMIAEVARLLKENKNKLPFGLYITNSVQEEVGLYGAEMIANTIKPNIAIVTDVTHDTTTPFIDKKKEGEQKCGDGPVVFFAPSVHHNIRTLITDTAKAKKIPFQRAASSRVTGTDTDAFAHSNGGVPSALISLPLRYMHTTVEMVDKTDVQNVIKLIYETLLKITPEMELKYHK; encoded by the coding sequence ATGAAATTTGAAAAGAAATCTTTAAAATTTTTAGAACAATACCTTAATACAGCTTCTCCTACTGGATATGAACACGCTGGACAGAAACTATGGATGGATTACATCAAGCCCTATGTAGATGAAGTAAGAACAGACCATTATGGGACAGCTTACGGAATCATCAATCCTGATGCATCGTTTAAAGTAGTTATAGAAGCTCACGCTGATGAAATTTCTTGGTATGTTAATTATATTACTGAAGATGGACTTATCTATGTAATTAGAAATGGTGGTTCAGACCAAAGTATTGCTCCATCTAAAGTAGTGAATATACACGGAGAAAAAGGCATTGTAAAAGGTGTTTTTGGGTGGCCCGCAATACATACTAGAGCTAAACAGGAAGAGCCTGTACCTAAAATAGAAAATATCTTTATAGATTGTGGAGCTAAGTCTAAAGAGGAGGTAGAAAAAATGGGCATCTATGTTGGTTGTATGATTACTTACCCTGATACCTTTTTTGAACTTAACGACCGCTATTTTGTCTGTCGTGCTTTGGATAATAGAATAGGCGGTTTTATGATAGCCGAAGTAGCTAGACTACTAAAAGAAAATAAAAATAAACTGCCATTTGGATTGTATATTACCAATTCTGTACAGGAGGAAGTTGGGCTTTACGGTGCCGAAATGATAGCCAATACCATTAAACCTAATATCGCTATCGTAACCGATGTTACCCACGATACTACGACGCCTTTTATTGATAAGAAAAAAGAAGGAGAGCAAAAATGTGGCGATGGACCAGTGGTTTTCTTCGCTCCTAGTGTACATCATAACATTAGAACTCTAATTACAGATACCGCTAAAGCTAAAAAAATTCCTTTCCAAAGAGCAGCTTCTAGCCGTGTTACAGGGACAGATACTGATGCTTTTGCTCATTCTAATGGTGGTGTACCGTCTGCACTTATTTCGCTTCCGTTAAGATATATGCATACTACGGTAGAGATGGTGGATAAAACTGATGTGCAAAATGTAATTAAACTCATTTATGAAACACTTCTTAAAATAACTCCTGAAATGGAACTGAAGTATCATAAGTAA
- the gcvT gene encoding glycine cleavage system aminomethyltransferase GcvT: MNKTALFNKHVSLGAKMVPFAGFEMPVQYSGVTEEHFAVREKVGIFDVSHMGQFFIEGAGAKELLQYVTSNNVEVLENGKAQYSCLPNGKGGIVDDLIVYKMENQKYFVVVNASNIDKDWQHISKYNEKFGAKMTNASDEISLIAIQGPKALDTLQKLTNTQLADIPYYHFTVGSVDGVADVIISNTGYTGSGGFEIYFKNEYAEQIWDALTKAGEEFGLIPCGLAARDTLRLEKGFCLYGNDIDDTTSPLEAGLGWITKLDTEFVDRDFLAQQKEQGITRKLVGFEMQEKAIPRHDYPVVDSEGNIIGKVTSGTMSPMKKIGLGLAYVDQPHFKLGSEIFIQIRNKNVPAKVVKIPFV, encoded by the coding sequence ATGAACAAAACAGCTTTATTTAACAAACATGTTTCGCTAGGCGCAAAAATGGTTCCTTTCGCTGGGTTTGAAATGCCTGTGCAATATTCTGGAGTAACAGAAGAACACTTTGCCGTAAGAGAAAAAGTAGGAATTTTTGATGTTTCTCATATGGGGCAATTCTTCATAGAAGGTGCTGGTGCTAAAGAACTTCTACAATATGTTACCTCTAATAATGTAGAGGTTTTAGAGAATGGCAAGGCACAATACTCTTGTCTTCCTAACGGAAAAGGTGGAATTGTAGACGACTTAATTGTTTACAAAATGGAAAACCAAAAGTATTTTGTAGTAGTAAATGCGTCTAACATAGATAAAGATTGGCAACATATCTCTAAATACAACGAGAAATTTGGAGCTAAAATGACTAATGCTTCAGATGAAATTTCTCTTATTGCAATACAAGGTCCTAAAGCATTAGATACTTTACAAAAACTAACAAATACTCAACTTGCGGATATTCCTTACTATCATTTTACCGTAGGAAGTGTAGATGGTGTGGCTGATGTTATTATTTCTAATACAGGCTATACCGGAAGTGGCGGCTTTGAAATTTATTTCAAAAATGAGTACGCTGAGCAAATTTGGGACGCTCTGACTAAGGCAGGAGAAGAGTTTGGACTTATTCCTTGTGGGTTGGCGGCTAGAGATACCCTTCGTTTAGAAAAAGGATTCTGTCTATATGGAAACGATATAGATGATACTACTTCTCCGTTAGAAGCAGGGCTAGGCTGGATTACCAAGCTAGATACAGAATTTGTAGATAGAGATTTTCTGGCTCAACAAAAAGAACAGGGGATTACGAGAAAATTAGTAGGTTTTGAAATGCAAGAAAAAGCCATTCCAAGACACGACTATCCTGTTGTAGATTCAGAAGGGAATATAATTGGTAAGGTAACATCGGGAACAATGAGTCCTATGAAAAAAATCGGTTTAGGATTGGCTTATGTTGACCAACCTCATTTTAAATTAGGTAGTGAGATTTTTATTCAGATTAGAAATAAAAATGTACCTGCAAAAGTGGTTAAAATACCTTTTGTTTAA
- the idi gene encoding isopentenyl-diphosphate Delta-isomerase has protein sequence MHEQVVLVNPKDEVLGVMEKLQAHRGGFLHRAFSVFLFNTKGEMLLQRRAGVKYHSPKLWTNAVCSHPRLGESYKAGAQRRLIEELGIDADISEKFSFIYKAEVGDNLWEHELDYVFTGIYEGDFNLNPEEVSEVRYISMETLDKELENNPKQFTEWFKIILKEYKQKMLK, from the coding sequence ATGCATGAACAAGTAGTTTTAGTAAATCCTAAAGATGAGGTTTTAGGTGTGATGGAAAAACTCCAAGCGCATAGAGGTGGCTTTTTGCATCGTGCTTTTTCGGTTTTCTTATTCAATACCAAAGGAGAAATGCTGCTCCAGAGGAGGGCGGGGGTTAAGTATCATTCACCTAAACTTTGGACTAACGCGGTTTGTTCTCACCCAAGATTAGGAGAAAGTTACAAGGCTGGAGCTCAGAGAAGGCTCATTGAAGAGTTGGGTATTGATGCTGATATTTCCGAAAAATTCAGTTTCATTTATAAAGCCGAGGTTGGTGATAATCTTTGGGAACACGAGCTAGACTATGTGTTTACAGGGATTTACGAAGGTGATTTTAATCTTAATCCTGAAGAAGTTTCGGAGGTAAGATATATCTCTATGGAAACTTTAGACAAAGAGTTAGAGAATAATCCAAAACAATTTACAGAATGGTTTAAAATCATTCTCAAAGAGTATAAACAAAAAATGTTGAAATAA
- a CDS encoding DUF493 domain-containing protein — MVETFEDDATKDPYHSFREKLNEAHDFPSDYLFKFIFPNDKAKLTEIYQIFDNTQNSISTKESKNGKYISASIQAFVLDANQVINLYKEVHKIEGVIML, encoded by the coding sequence ATGGTAGAAACATTTGAAGACGACGCAACTAAAGACCCTTATCATTCGTTTAGAGAGAAACTAAATGAAGCCCACGATTTTCCTTCGGATTATCTTTTTAAATTTATTTTCCCTAATGATAAGGCTAAACTTACAGAAATTTATCAGATTTTTGATAATACTCAAAACTCCATATCTACCAAGGAAAGCAAGAACGGTAAATATATCTCTGCCAGTATCCAAGCGTTTGTTCTAGATGCAAATCAGGTGATTAACCTTTATAAAGAAGTTCATAAGATAGAAGGCGTAATAATGCTATAA
- a CDS encoding DUF4294 domain-containing protein, whose protein sequence is MNFKINLLIIFLCIGFMSKAQKDTLVVKALSQYPKELLKKDDYGNYYYYDAKQQAKIYEIEGETVIVLDEVVIPNKPRFNNQLDKNYYFFLSKKLNRVYPLFITALEQYNEINNYTSRLDDKSEKRKYIKAKQEELAQAYEKKLRDLTTSEGRIFAKLMYRATGKSVYDIIKELRGGWSAFWWNVKGNIADVDIKEPYDPYRNRHDEFVESLLQSYWNLGYFAPYEGHKNFKVRKE, encoded by the coding sequence ATGAATTTTAAAATAAATCTACTGATTATTTTTTTGTGTATCGGTTTTATGTCTAAAGCACAAAAGGATACCCTTGTTGTAAAGGCGCTATCACAATATCCAAAGGAATTACTCAAGAAAGATGACTACGGAAATTACTATTATTACGATGCGAAACAACAAGCTAAAATCTACGAAATTGAGGGCGAAACAGTAATCGTTTTAGATGAAGTAGTTATTCCAAACAAGCCTAGATTTAATAATCAGTTAGATAAAAATTATTATTTCTTTTTAAGTAAAAAATTGAACCGAGTTTACCCTTTATTTATCACTGCTTTAGAACAATATAACGAAATAAATAACTACACCTCTCGTCTTGATGATAAATCTGAAAAAAGAAAATACATAAAAGCTAAACAAGAAGAACTTGCACAAGCCTACGAAAAAAAACTAAGAGATTTAACCACCTCCGAAGGTCGTATTTTTGCCAAACTAATGTACAGAGCCACAGGCAAGAGCGTGTACGATATTATAAAAGAATTAAGAGGAGGCTGGAGTGCTTTCTGGTGGAATGTAAAGGGGAATATTGCTGATGTAGATATAAAAGAACCTTACGACCCATACAGAAATAGACACGATGAATTTGTAGAGTCTCTACTACAATCTTATTGGAATCTAGGTTATTTTGCACCTTATGAAGGGCATAAAAATTTTAAAGTAAGAAAGGAGTAA
- the blaRAD gene encoding RAD family carbapenem-hydrolyzing class D beta-lactamase translates to MKTKIVGTVILIFIEFISCHHNKSKNNWKSFFKDNNVNGTFVLKKLNSNETLIYNQERSDKKYTPASTFKILNSMIALQVLSVTDVNDTIQWDGIDRGYESWNKDQTMKSALPISCVWFYQELARRTGQKEMQKWLTKSNYGNKKIGSKIDKFWLDGTLAISANEQIVFLEKLINNKLPFDKNIQESVKKIMITDSTEHYIIHSKTGWGNNIGWNIGYIETKNNIWIFALNMDMNDIKMADIRKKITYSILKDQKIIQ, encoded by the coding sequence ATGAAAACAAAAATAGTAGGCACAGTTATTTTGATTTTTATAGAATTCATTAGTTGCCATCACAATAAGAGTAAAAATAATTGGAAGTCTTTTTTTAAAGATAATAATGTAAACGGGACATTTGTACTAAAAAAGTTAAATTCAAATGAAACTCTAATTTACAATCAAGAGAGAAGTGATAAAAAATATACACCTGCTTCCACCTTTAAAATTCTAAACTCTATGATTGCATTACAGGTATTGTCTGTTACAGATGTAAATGACACAATTCAATGGGACGGAATAGACCGAGGATATGAATCTTGGAATAAAGATCAAACCATGAAATCCGCATTGCCTATTTCATGTGTATGGTTTTACCAAGAATTGGCTCGTAGAACGGGACAAAAAGAAATGCAAAAATGGCTTACAAAATCAAACTATGGGAATAAGAAAATTGGGAGTAAAATTGACAAATTTTGGCTTGATGGTACTCTTGCTATTTCGGCAAATGAACAAATTGTTTTTCTTGAAAAACTCATAAATAATAAATTACCATTTGATAAAAACATTCAAGAGAGCGTAAAAAAAATAATGATTACAGACTCTACAGAACATTATATCATTCATTCAAAAACAGGCTGGGGAAACAATATAGGCTGGAATATAGGTTATATAGAAACAAAAAATAATATTTGGATTTTTGCATTGAATATGGATATGAATGACATAAAAATGGCAGATATAAGAAAAAAAATAACTTATAGCATTTTAAAAGATCAAAAAATAATTCAATAG
- a CDS encoding deoxyguanosinetriphosphate triphosphohydrolase, whose translation MDLNQLFTNQRTGNDPNTKVSRNDFQRDYDRIIFSSAFRRLQNKTQVFPLPGSVFVHNRLTHSLEVSSVGRSLGSLAGAFLVETYKNDLSETAKHFYTYQLGEVIAAACLCHDIGNPAFGHSGEDAIASYFARNESELKPKFAPNEWADFINFEGNANAIRVLTNKQVGKEKGGIQLTHTTLASIAKYPCEAIAKDKSVLHRKKFGFFQSEKETFKHIAENTAMIQETQNPLGYKRHPFVWLVEAADDICYNIIDMEDAHRLGIVNTSDCKNLFYDLIKSIEIDTKKIDQKLSVITDSNEQISYLRAKVINSLINKSIEIFKDNAVDLLEGNFASSLLGIYQKENDALQKIEKFSVEKIYNHKAVVEIENAGYNVMYELLNHFIPSAVLAPSERKGYDKKALQLIPNQFRVEEGSVYQKVLGVLDFVSGMTDNYATDLYRKIKGIDIGMTM comes from the coding sequence ATGGATTTAAACCAACTTTTCACCAATCAAAGAACAGGTAACGACCCTAATACCAAAGTTTCTCGAAACGATTTCCAAAGGGATTATGATAGAATTATATTCTCTTCGGCTTTCAGAAGGTTGCAAAATAAAACGCAAGTGTTCCCATTGCCAGGGAGTGTTTTCGTGCATAATAGGCTTACGCATTCGTTGGAGGTTTCTTCTGTTGGGCGGAGTTTAGGAAGTCTAGCGGGAGCTTTCTTGGTGGAAACTTATAAGAACGATTTATCCGAAACAGCAAAACACTTCTATACTTATCAGCTAGGAGAGGTTATCGCAGCGGCTTGTCTTTGCCACGATATAGGTAACCCTGCTTTTGGACATTCGGGAGAAGATGCCATCGCAAGTTATTTCGCTAGAAATGAAAGTGAACTCAAACCTAAATTCGCACCGAATGAATGGGCAGATTTTATCAATTTTGAAGGAAATGCCAATGCGATAAGAGTGCTTACCAATAAGCAAGTAGGAAAGGAAAAAGGAGGCATTCAACTTACCCATACTACTTTAGCGAGTATCGCAAAGTATCCTTGTGAGGCGATAGCTAAAGATAAAAGTGTTCTGCACCGAAAGAAGTTTGGATTCTTCCAAAGCGAAAAAGAAACTTTTAAGCACATTGCCGAAAATACAGCGATGATACAGGAAACTCAAAATCCGTTAGGCTACAAAAGACACCCTTTTGTGTGGTTGGTAGAAGCGGCAGATGATATTTGCTACAATATCATAGATATGGAAGATGCCCATAGATTGGGGATTGTAAATACTTCGGATTGTAAAAATTTGTTTTATGATTTAATAAAATCCATAGAGATTGACACTAAAAAGATAGACCAAAAACTAAGTGTAATTACGGATAGTAACGAGCAAATTTCTTATTTAAGAGCTAAAGTCATCAACTCTTTAATTAACAAGTCTATTGAAATATTTAAAGATAATGCGGTAGATTTATTAGAAGGGAATTTTGCTAGTTCGTTGCTTGGCATTTACCAAAAAGAAAATGATGCCCTCCAAAAGATAGAGAAATTTTCCGTTGAAAAAATATATAATCATAAGGCGGTAGTAGAGATTGAAAACGCGGGTTATAATGTAATGTATGAGTTGCTAAATCACTTTATTCCTTCGGCGGTTCTAGCCCCTTCGGAGCGAAAAGGTTATGATAAAAAGGCTCTTCAGCTAATTCCTAATCAGTTTAGGGTAGAGGAGGGAAGTGTGTATCAAAAAGTATTGGGCGTACTAGATTTTGTAAGCGGTATGACGGATAACTACGCCACCGACCTTTACCGAAAAATTAAAGGGATTGATATTGGTATGACGATGTAG